A single genomic interval of Alcaligenes sp. SDU_A2 harbors:
- the ilvB gene encoding biosynthetic-type acetolactate synthase large subunit, translating to MSELNGADIVVRTLADEGVEHVFGYPGGAVLYIYDAIFKQDRFQHILVRHEQAAVHAADAYSRSSQKVGVALVTSGPGVTNAVTGIATAYLDSIPMVIISGQVNSHAIGEDAFQECDAIGITRPCVKHNFLVRDVRELADTIRKAFYIATTGRPGPVLIDIPKDITTAVCKYTPKRAEPKMRSYSPVTKGHQGQIKKAVQMLGNAERPLIYVGGGVVLGNASDELDELVKLSGAPCTTTLMGLGAYPGTADQYIGMPGMHGTYEANMTMQHCDVLVAVGARFDDRVIGNTRHFSQVPRKIIHIDIDPSVISKRVKVDVPIVGGVKEVLQEFNELFAQMRQESNGAAPSLNEWWKQINVWRGKNSLAYAKSDELIKPQFVVESLWEVTGGNAFVTSDVGQHQMWAAQYYKFNKPRRWINSGGLGTMGVGLPYAMGVQMANPGQDVAVITGEGSIQMNIQELSTCKQYRLTPKVLCLNNRYLGMVRQWQQIDYGSRYSESYVDALPDFVKLVESYGHVGLEIDKPADVVPAIREAFTKHKDRLVFLNFITDQTENVFPMVKAGRGLTEMLLGPDDL from the coding sequence ATGTCTGAATTAAATGGCGCGGATATCGTCGTGCGCACGCTCGCGGACGAAGGCGTGGAACACGTTTTCGGTTATCCCGGCGGTGCCGTCCTGTATATCTACGACGCAATCTTCAAGCAAGATCGCTTCCAGCACATTCTCGTGCGTCACGAGCAAGCTGCCGTGCATGCGGCCGATGCTTATTCCCGCTCTTCCCAGAAAGTAGGCGTCGCCCTGGTGACCAGCGGTCCCGGCGTGACCAATGCCGTCACGGGCATTGCCACCGCGTACCTGGACTCCATCCCCATGGTGATCATCAGCGGTCAGGTCAACAGCCACGCCATCGGTGAAGATGCTTTCCAGGAATGTGATGCCATCGGAATCACGCGCCCCTGCGTCAAGCACAATTTTCTGGTGCGCGATGTGCGTGAACTTGCCGATACCATTCGTAAGGCTTTCTATATCGCCACCACTGGCCGTCCTGGCCCGGTGCTGATCGATATCCCCAAAGACATTACCACTGCCGTCTGCAAATATACGCCCAAGCGCGCCGAGCCCAAGATGCGTTCCTATTCGCCCGTTACCAAGGGTCACCAGGGACAGATCAAGAAAGCCGTGCAGATGCTCGGCAATGCCGAGCGCCCGCTGATCTATGTGGGCGGCGGTGTGGTGTTGGGCAATGCCTCGGACGAGCTCGACGAATTGGTCAAGTTAAGCGGCGCACCGTGTACCACCACCCTGATGGGCCTGGGTGCCTATCCCGGCACAGCCGATCAGTACATCGGCATGCCTGGCATGCACGGCACCTACGAAGCCAATATGACCATGCAGCATTGCGATGTGCTGGTCGCAGTGGGCGCGCGTTTCGACGATCGCGTTATTGGCAACACGCGCCACTTCAGCCAAGTTCCACGCAAGATCATCCATATCGACATTGATCCCTCCGTAATTTCCAAGCGGGTCAAGGTGGATGTGCCTATCGTGGGCGGGGTCAAGGAAGTCCTGCAAGAGTTCAACGAGCTGTTTGCGCAGATGCGCCAGGAAAGCAATGGCGCAGCGCCTTCGCTGAACGAATGGTGGAAACAGATCAATGTGTGGCGGGGCAAGAACTCGCTGGCTTATGCTAAGTCCGACGAGCTCATCAAGCCTCAGTTTGTTGTTGAGTCCTTGTGGGAAGTCACAGGCGGTAACGCCTTTGTCACCTCCGATGTGGGCCAGCACCAGATGTGGGCTGCGCAGTATTACAAGTTCAACAAGCCGCGTCGCTGGATCAATTCCGGTGGCCTGGGCACGATGGGCGTGGGCCTGCCTTACGCGATGGGCGTGCAGATGGCTAACCCTGGTCAGGACGTTGCTGTCATTACCGGCGAAGGCTCCATCCAGATGAACATCCAGGAGCTGTCCACCTGCAAGCAGTATCGTTTGACGCCCAAGGTGTTATGCCTGAACAACCGTTACCTGGGCATGGTTCGCCAGTGGCAGCAGATCGATTATGGTTCGCGCTATTCGGAATCCTATGTGGATGCCTTGCCGGATTTCGTCAAGCTGGTCGAAAGCTACGGCCATGTGGGCCTGGAGATCGACAAGCCGGCCGATGTGGTGCCGGCCATCCGCGAAGCCTTTACCAAGCACAAAGACCGCCTGGTGTTCCTGAATTTCATCACCGATCAGACCGAAAATGTCTTCCCTATGGTGAAAGCGGGGCGTGGCTTGACCGAAATGTTGCTGGGTCCGGACGACCTGTAA
- the pssA gene encoding CDP-diacylglycerol--serine O-phosphatidyltransferase encodes MPNFLNDETRRRRSIYLLPNAFTTANLFAGFYAVVQAMNGRFEAAAIAIFLSLVFDGMDGRVARLTNTQSAFGEQYDSMADMISFGAAPALVMYVWAMQGLGRWGWLAAFIYVVGAALRLARFNTNIAVVDKRFFQGLPSPAAAALVAGFIWLAVDNKLSLQAHAIPWVAFGLTVYAGLAMVSNAPFYSGKSFAVSRSVPFWGMLLFVLAFVFVSTDPPVVLFALFCVYGVSGWAVMAWRWRRARDLSRRRRENN; translated from the coding sequence ATGCCCAATTTTCTTAACGATGAAACCCGGCGTCGGCGCAGCATCTATCTGCTGCCCAACGCATTCACCACAGCCAATCTCTTTGCAGGGTTTTATGCTGTGGTGCAAGCCATGAACGGGCGTTTCGAAGCCGCCGCCATTGCCATTTTTCTGTCGCTGGTGTTTGATGGCATGGATGGCCGGGTGGCGCGTCTGACCAATACGCAATCGGCGTTTGGCGAGCAATACGACTCCATGGCGGATATGATTTCCTTCGGGGCCGCACCGGCTCTGGTCATGTATGTCTGGGCTATGCAGGGCTTGGGACGTTGGGGGTGGCTGGCTGCTTTTATTTATGTGGTAGGGGCCGCATTGCGCCTGGCCCGTTTCAATACCAATATTGCCGTGGTCGACAAGCGTTTTTTTCAGGGCCTGCCCAGTCCGGCGGCTGCCGCGCTGGTCGCAGGCTTTATCTGGCTGGCTGTGGACAATAAATTGTCGCTACAAGCACATGCCATCCCTTGGGTGGCGTTTGGTCTGACGGTTTATGCGGGCTTGGCCATGGTATCCAATGCGCCGTTCTACAGCGGAAAGTCTTTCGCGGTGTCTCGCAGCGTGCCATTTTGGGGCATGCTGTTGTTCGTGCTGGCGTTTGTGTTTGTGTCCACCGACCCGCCTGTTGTCCTGTTTGCTCTGTTTTGCGTGTATGGCGTTTCGGGGTGGGCCGTCATGGCCTGGCGCTGGCGCCGGGCCCGCGATCTAAGCCGTCGCCGGCGCGAAAACAACTGA
- a CDS encoding NADH-quinone oxidoreductase subunit A — protein sequence MNLQEYFPVLLFIIVATGIGLALLTAGRLLGPNRPDPEKLSPYECGFEAFGDSRMKVDIRYYLIAILFIMFDLEIAFLFPWAMANGTVGMVGFWTVMAFLGVLTVGFIYEWKKGALDWE from the coding sequence ATGAACCTGCAAGAGTACTTTCCCGTTTTGCTGTTTATCATCGTCGCCACTGGCATAGGTCTGGCTTTGCTGACCGCAGGCCGGCTGTTGGGCCCGAATCGCCCCGATCCCGAAAAGCTCTCGCCGTACGAGTGCGGTTTCGAGGCTTTTGGCGACTCTCGCATGAAGGTGGATATCCGTTACTACCTGATTGCGATCCTGTTCATCATGTTCGACCTGGAAATCGCTTTCCTGTTTCCCTGGGCCATGGCCAATGGCACGGTAGGCATGGTGGGTTTCTGGACTGTCATGGCCTTTTTGGGCGTGCTGACGGTCGGCTTTATCTACGAATGGAAAAAAGGCGCGCTGGACTGGGAATAA
- the ilvC gene encoding ketol-acid reductoisomerase — protein sequence MKVFYDKDCDLSLIKGKTVAIIGYGSQGHAHALNLHESGVNVVVGLRKGGASWSKAENAGLKVQEVAEAVKAADVVMILLPDENIAEVYRTQVADNIKPGAALAFAHGFNVHYGQVVPRDDIDVIMVAPKAPGHTVRGTYRQGGGVPHLIAVYQDKTGAARDVALSYASANGGGRAGIIETNFREETETDLFGEQAVLCGGAVELIKAGFDTLVEAGYAPEMAYFECLHELKLIVDLIYEGGIANMNYSISNNAEYGEYETGPKIITDETRKAMRQCLEDIQTGVYAKNFILENAAGAPTLTSRRRINAESQIEQVGGKLRAMMPWIAANKLVDKSKN from the coding sequence ATGAAAGTTTTCTACGACAAGGATTGTGATCTCTCCCTGATCAAAGGCAAGACCGTTGCCATCATCGGTTACGGCTCGCAAGGCCATGCCCACGCCCTGAACCTGCATGAGTCGGGCGTTAATGTGGTGGTTGGCCTGCGCAAGGGCGGTGCTTCCTGGAGCAAGGCCGAAAATGCTGGCCTGAAGGTTCAGGAAGTGGCCGAGGCCGTCAAGGCCGCCGACGTGGTCATGATCCTGCTGCCCGACGAAAACATCGCCGAGGTCTACCGCACTCAAGTGGCCGACAACATCAAGCCCGGTGCCGCTCTGGCATTTGCCCACGGCTTTAACGTGCACTATGGCCAAGTCGTGCCACGCGATGACATCGACGTCATCATGGTGGCCCCCAAGGCTCCCGGCCACACCGTGCGCGGCACTTACCGCCAGGGTGGCGGCGTTCCTCACCTGATCGCCGTGTACCAGGACAAGACCGGCGCTGCACGCGATGTGGCCCTGTCCTACGCATCGGCTAACGGCGGCGGCCGTGCCGGCATTATCGAAACCAATTTCCGCGAAGAAACCGAAACTGACCTGTTCGGCGAGCAGGCCGTGCTGTGCGGTGGTGCCGTCGAGCTGATCAAGGCAGGTTTCGATACGCTGGTGGAAGCCGGTTACGCGCCGGAAATGGCCTACTTCGAGTGCTTGCACGAACTGAAGCTGATCGTGGACCTGATCTACGAAGGCGGTATCGCCAACATGAACTACTCGATCTCCAACAACGCTGAATACGGCGAATACGAGACCGGCCCCAAGATCATCACGGACGAAACCCGCAAAGCCATGCGCCAGTGCCTGGAAGACATCCAGACCGGTGTCTACGCCAAGAACTTCATCCTGGAAAACGCAGCCGGCGCACCTACGCTGACTTCGCGTCGCCGCATCAACGCCGAATCGCAGATCGAACAGGTCGGTGGCAAGTTGCGCGCCATGATGCCTTGGATCGCCGCCAATAAGCTGGTCGACAAGTCCAAGAACTAA
- the pnp gene encoding polyribonucleotide nucleotidyltransferase, giving the protein MFNKVTKSFQYGEHTVVLETGEIARQASGAVLVSIEDTVVLATVVGASKAKPGQDFFPLTVDYVEKTYAAGKIPGGFFKREGKQSEREILICRLIDRPLRPLFPEGFYNEVQVIIHTISVNPEIDPDIAAMLGASAALAISGIPFNGPVGAARVGYVDGQYVLNPSATQLQSSDLDLVVAGTEEAVLMVESEAKQLPEDVMLGGVVYAHEQMQAAINAIHELVEEAGKPEWDWQPAPVNEALQTAVAAAAQEGLSQAYQIREKQARTEQVRAVYANVKEALAAHAEAKGEAAPDSVAVENMLFDLESSIVRNRILSGEPRIDGRDTRTVRPISIRLGVLPRAHGSALFTRGETQALVVTTLGTKQDEQIIDSIMGDYRDRFMLHYNMPPFATGEAGRFGAPKRREIGHGRLAKRALTPLLPVSEDFQYTIRIVSEITESNGSSSMASVCGGSLSMMDAGVPVQDHVAGVAMGLIKEGGKFAVLTDILGDEDHLGDMDFKVAGTEKGITALQMDIKIQGITKEIMQVALAQAHEGRMHILSKMKEAIDGSRTEMSEFAPRMLTVKINPEKIRDVIGKGGATIRALTEETGTQIDISDDGTITIASADLDKAREAERRIKELTAEVEVGQEYEGPVMRLLDFGAIVQVLPGRDGLLHISEIANYRIANINDVLKVGQVVKVKVIEADEKGRLRLSIKAIGGIEAQGGPAAPAAS; this is encoded by the coding sequence ATGTTCAATAAAGTCACCAAGTCATTCCAGTACGGCGAACATACCGTCGTTCTGGAAACCGGAGAAATCGCACGTCAGGCGTCAGGTGCCGTGCTGGTTTCCATTGAGGATACTGTTGTGTTGGCTACCGTGGTGGGTGCCAGCAAGGCCAAGCCAGGCCAGGATTTCTTTCCCCTGACTGTCGATTACGTCGAAAAAACCTACGCCGCCGGCAAGATTCCAGGTGGTTTCTTCAAGCGCGAAGGCAAACAGTCCGAGCGCGAGATCCTGATCTGCCGCCTGATCGACCGTCCTTTGCGCCCGCTGTTTCCCGAAGGCTTCTACAACGAAGTCCAGGTCATCATCCACACGATTTCGGTTAACCCCGAGATCGATCCCGACATTGCCGCCATGCTGGGCGCTTCGGCTGCCCTGGCTATTTCGGGCATTCCGTTCAACGGTCCAGTGGGCGCTGCCCGCGTGGGTTACGTGGATGGCCAGTACGTGCTGAATCCTTCGGCTACTCAGTTGCAGTCGTCTGACTTGGATCTGGTTGTGGCCGGTACCGAAGAGGCCGTGCTGATGGTGGAGTCTGAAGCCAAGCAACTGCCCGAAGATGTGATGCTGGGCGGCGTGGTCTATGCCCACGAACAGATGCAGGCCGCTATCAATGCCATCCACGAGTTGGTCGAAGAAGCGGGCAAGCCCGAGTGGGATTGGCAGCCGGCCCCGGTCAATGAAGCTCTGCAGACCGCCGTTGCCGCCGCTGCCCAGGAAGGCTTGAGTCAGGCCTACCAGATCCGCGAAAAGCAGGCCCGTACCGAGCAGGTTCGTGCTGTTTACGCCAACGTCAAAGAAGCGCTGGCAGCGCATGCCGAGGCCAAGGGCGAAGCCGCGCCGGATTCCGTGGCGGTTGAAAATATGCTGTTCGATCTGGAAAGCAGCATTGTGCGCAACCGTATTCTCAGCGGCGAGCCTCGTATCGATGGCCGCGATACCCGCACTGTGCGCCCCATCAGCATCCGCTTGGGCGTTCTGCCCCGTGCTCACGGCAGTGCCTTGTTCACGCGCGGCGAAACCCAGGCTTTGGTCGTGACCACCTTGGGTACCAAGCAGGACGAGCAGATCATTGACTCCATCATGGGTGATTACCGCGATCGGTTCATGCTGCACTACAACATGCCTCCCTTTGCCACCGGCGAAGCAGGCCGTTTCGGTGCGCCTAAGCGCCGCGAAATCGGTCATGGTCGTCTGGCCAAGCGTGCGTTGACCCCGCTGCTGCCTGTGTCCGAGGATTTCCAGTACACCATCCGCATCGTGTCCGAGATCACCGAGTCCAATGGCTCTTCTTCCATGGCATCGGTGTGTGGCGGTTCGCTGTCCATGATGGACGCTGGCGTGCCAGTGCAAGATCACGTGGCAGGTGTGGCCATGGGCCTGATCAAGGAAGGCGGCAAGTTCGCCGTGCTGACCGATATCCTGGGCGACGAAGATCACCTGGGCGATATGGACTTCAAGGTGGCCGGCACTGAAAAAGGCATTACCGCCTTGCAGATGGACATCAAGATTCAGGGCATTACCAAGGAAATCATGCAGGTGGCTCTGGCCCAGGCGCACGAAGGCCGCATGCACATCCTGTCCAAGATGAAGGAAGCCATCGACGGTTCCCGTACCGAAATGTCCGAATTTGCTCCTCGCATGTTGACCGTCAAAATCAATCCCGAGAAGATCCGTGACGTCATCGGCAAGGGCGGTGCTACGATTCGTGCGCTGACCGAAGAAACCGGCACGCAGATCGATATCTCCGACGACGGCACCATCACTATCGCCAGTGCCGATCTGGACAAGGCCCGTGAAGCCGAGCGCCGCATCAAAGAGCTGACCGCCGAGGTCGAAGTGGGTCAGGAATACGAAGGTCCTGTGATGCGCCTGCTGGATTTCGGAGCCATCGTTCAGGTTCTGCCTGGTCGTGACGGCTTGCTGCACATCTCCGAGATCGCCAACTACCGTATCGCCAATATCAACGATGTGTTGAAGGTGGGTCAGGTCGTCAAGGTCAAGGTTATCGAAGCCGACGAGAAAGGCCGTCTGCGCCTGTCCATCAAGGCTATCGGTGGTATCGAGGCCCAGGGCGGCCCTGCTGCCCCTGCCGCTTCCTGA
- the tpiA gene encoding triose-phosphate isomerase yields MGVHSLRKRMVAGNWKMNGSLQSNRQLLDVVLPQTQLLSECDVLLCAPFVYLPQLQQAMEGTGFALGAQDVSVHAKGAYTGEVSGAMLADVGCRWVIVGHSERRQYHQESSAQVAAKVLAALGAGLTPIVCVGEQLADRQAGQAVCVVHDQLDPIKALGAQIVERVVLAYEPVWAIGTGLTATPQQAQDMHAQIRAFMGSDVVRILYGGSVKADNAAELFAMPDIDGALVGGASLDAQEFLRIVAA; encoded by the coding sequence ATGGGCGTACATTCTTTGCGAAAGCGTATGGTCGCGGGCAATTGGAAAATGAACGGTTCGCTGCAGAGCAATCGTCAGTTGCTGGATGTCGTGCTCCCCCAAACGCAGCTCTTGTCGGAATGCGATGTGCTTTTGTGCGCGCCGTTTGTTTATCTGCCCCAATTGCAGCAGGCTATGGAAGGTACAGGTTTTGCGCTTGGGGCGCAGGATGTCAGTGTGCATGCCAAGGGGGCTTACACCGGCGAGGTTTCTGGTGCTATGTTGGCTGACGTGGGCTGCCGTTGGGTCATCGTCGGTCACTCGGAGCGCCGGCAGTACCATCAGGAAAGCAGCGCGCAGGTCGCGGCCAAAGTATTGGCGGCCCTGGGTGCGGGCTTGACGCCTATTGTGTGCGTGGGCGAACAATTGGCGGATCGCCAGGCTGGACAGGCTGTCTGCGTGGTGCACGATCAGCTGGACCCGATCAAGGCTTTGGGTGCGCAGATTGTTGAGCGGGTGGTATTGGCATACGAGCCGGTTTGGGCCATAGGCACGGGGCTGACCGCCACTCCGCAACAGGCTCAGGATATGCATGCGCAGATCCGTGCCTTCATGGGTTCGGATGTTGTGCGTATTTTGTATGGTGGTAGCGTCAAGGCGGATAATGCCGCCGAGCTGTTTGCCATGCCGGATATTGATGGTGCCCTGGTGGGTGGTGCATCTTTGGATGCGCAGGAATTCTTACGTATAGTGGCCGCTTGA
- the rpsO gene encoding 30S ribosomal protein S15: MAVADIKKVDIVSEFQRKQGDTGSPEVQVALLTARINELTGHFKAHNKDHHSRRGLLRMVSRRRKLLDYLKGRNPDAYRALIEKLGLRK; the protein is encoded by the coding sequence ATGGCAGTTGCAGATATCAAAAAAGTCGATATCGTCTCCGAGTTTCAGCGCAAGCAAGGCGACACCGGTTCCCCAGAAGTGCAAGTGGCCCTGTTGACCGCTCGCATCAACGAACTGACCGGTCACTTCAAGGCCCACAACAAAGATCACCACTCCCGTCGTGGTCTGCTGCGCATGGTCAGCCGTCGCCGCAAATTGCTGGACTACCTGAAGGGTCGCAATCCAGATGCTTACCGCGCACTGATCGAAAAACTCGGTCTGCGTAAGTGA
- a CDS encoding porin: protein MKKTLLAAALMAGFAGVAHAETSVTLYGILDGGIGYQKFKGVNSYGANRDGLESTSQKKTGLINGIQSGNRWGLKGSEDLGDGLRAVFQLESGFNLGTGKSAQGGRLFGRQATLGLAGDSWGQLDFGRQTNIASKYLPGVADPFGGGFDQANIGAAFTSANTVRYDNMVMYQTPNFSGFQFGVGYSFNTNGDQQYKITNSQNPEDGLERNQRGITTGLRYANGPIGVALTYDQYKTRENRAAIGAPVTGGDTVKAWNLGGSYDFEVVKAHLAFGQTRDGLFAVQEFSGVGLDTGGSLKGLKVNSYLVGLSAPVGAGNLMASWTMADPRSAPDGMDNAAFELKKQHVYSLGYTHPLSKRTNVYAIGSYAKNVHFLPDGKSTLLGVGLRHQF, encoded by the coding sequence ATGAAAAAGACTCTGCTCGCTGCTGCTCTGATGGCCGGCTTCGCTGGCGTCGCACACGCAGAAACGTCTGTTACCCTGTACGGTATTCTGGATGGTGGTATTGGTTACCAAAAGTTCAAGGGCGTTAACTCCTACGGTGCTAACCGTGATGGTCTGGAGTCCACCAGCCAGAAGAAAACCGGCCTGATCAACGGCATCCAGTCCGGCAACCGTTGGGGCCTGAAGGGTTCCGAAGATCTGGGTGACGGCCTGCGCGCTGTGTTCCAACTGGAAAGCGGCTTCAACCTGGGTACCGGTAAGTCCGCCCAAGGTGGCCGTCTGTTCGGTCGTCAGGCCACTCTGGGTCTGGCTGGCGACAGCTGGGGTCAACTGGACTTCGGTCGTCAAACCAACATCGCTTCCAAGTACCTGCCTGGCGTAGCCGATCCTTTCGGCGGTGGTTTCGACCAAGCTAACATCGGCGCGGCCTTCACTTCGGCCAACACCGTTCGTTACGATAACATGGTCATGTACCAGACCCCCAACTTCTCGGGCTTCCAGTTCGGCGTTGGTTACTCCTTCAACACCAACGGCGATCAACAGTACAAGATCACCAACAGCCAGAACCCTGAAGACGGTCTGGAGCGCAACCAGCGCGGTATCACTACCGGTCTGCGTTACGCTAACGGCCCCATCGGTGTTGCTCTGACGTACGATCAGTACAAGACTCGTGAAAACCGTGCCGCTATCGGCGCTCCTGTTACCGGCGGCGACACTGTCAAAGCCTGGAACCTGGGCGGTAGCTACGACTTCGAAGTGGTCAAGGCTCACCTGGCTTTCGGTCAGACCCGTGACGGCCTGTTCGCTGTGCAAGAATTCAGCGGCGTTGGTCTGGACACCGGTGGCAGCCTGAAAGGCCTGAAGGTTAACTCCTACCTGGTCGGTCTGTCCGCTCCTGTTGGCGCTGGCAACCTGATGGCTTCCTGGACCATGGCTGATCCACGTTCGGCTCCAGACGGCATGGACAACGCTGCTTTCGAACTGAAGAAGCAGCACGTGTACAGCCTGGGTTACACCCACCCACTGAGCAAGCGCACCAACGTGTACGCTATCGGCTCCTACGCCAAGAACGTGCACTTCTTGCCTGACGGCAAGTCCACTCTGCTGGGCGTTGGTCTGCGTCACCAGTTCTAA
- a CDS encoding NAD(P)H-quinone oxidoreductase, producing the protein MRAVEISEFGGPEVLRVVDRPVPQAGPGEVLVKVLAAGVNRPDVLQRAGVYPPPAGASDLPGLELAGEIVSGDVQGSAFKIGDLVCALVTGGGYAEYCVVPVQQCLSIPSGFSLIEAAGLPETFFTVWSNVFDRGGLAQGETLLVHGGASGIGTSAIQLAVAMGNTVYATAGSDDRVQAINRLGGIGINYKTQVYEDVIKAKTGGRGVDVILDMVAGDYINRDLACLADDGRIVIIALLGGAKATINCGEILRRRLTITGSTLRPRPVAFKAALARALREQVWPLLEAGKIRPLIHATFPLEQADRAHAMMEAGEQVGKIILLP; encoded by the coding sequence ATGCGCGCCGTAGAGATTTCTGAGTTTGGTGGCCCTGAGGTGTTGCGGGTGGTGGATCGTCCTGTTCCGCAGGCTGGGCCAGGGGAAGTGCTGGTTAAAGTCTTGGCGGCAGGGGTGAACAGGCCTGATGTCTTGCAGCGTGCCGGGGTCTATCCGCCGCCGGCGGGGGCTTCCGATCTGCCGGGTTTGGAGTTGGCCGGGGAGATTGTGTCTGGTGATGTGCAAGGCAGTGCGTTCAAGATCGGTGATTTGGTCTGCGCGCTGGTGACGGGCGGGGGATATGCTGAGTATTGCGTCGTTCCGGTGCAGCAGTGTCTGTCCATTCCAAGCGGTTTCAGTCTTATCGAAGCGGCCGGTTTGCCCGAAACCTTTTTTACGGTTTGGAGCAATGTGTTCGATCGCGGGGGGCTGGCGCAGGGTGAAACCTTGCTGGTGCATGGTGGAGCCAGCGGCATAGGCACCAGTGCGATTCAGCTTGCAGTGGCGATGGGAAATACGGTGTATGCGACGGCTGGTAGCGATGACCGGGTTCAGGCTATCAATCGATTAGGCGGCATAGGCATCAACTACAAGACCCAGGTCTACGAAGACGTCATCAAGGCTAAGACTGGCGGGCGCGGTGTGGATGTCATTTTGGATATGGTGGCCGGCGACTATATCAACCGTGACCTCGCCTGCTTGGCCGACGATGGCCGCATTGTCATCATTGCTTTGTTGGGCGGTGCCAAAGCCACCATTAATTGCGGTGAAATTTTGCGTCGTCGCTTAACGATCACTGGTTCCACATTACGGCCGCGTCCGGTGGCTTTCAAGGCGGCGTTGGCGCGGGCCTTGCGCGAACAGGTGTGGCCTTTGCTGGAGGCCGGCAAGATTCGGCCGCTTATCCATGCTACGTTTCCGCTGGAGCAGGCGGACCGTGCTCATGCCATGATGGAAGCGGGCGAACAGGTGGGCAAAATCATTCTGCTTCCTTGA
- the ilvN gene encoding acetolactate synthase small subunit, translated as MKHVISILLENEPGALSRVVGLFSARGYNIETLTVAPTEDDTLSRMTIVTKGSDDVIEQITKHLNRLVDVVKVVDLSEGPHIERELMLIKVRAVGKEREEMKRMADIFRGSIIDVTDKTYTIELTGVQEKIAAFINALDRTAILETVRTGVSGVSRGERVLKL; from the coding sequence ATGAAACACGTCATTTCTATCCTTCTGGAAAACGAACCTGGCGCGCTCTCGCGCGTGGTTGGCCTGTTTTCGGCGCGTGGCTACAACATTGAAACCCTGACCGTGGCTCCGACCGAGGACGACACCTTGTCCCGGATGACCATTGTCACCAAGGGGTCGGACGATGTCATCGAGCAGATCACCAAGCACCTGAACCGTCTTGTGGATGTGGTCAAAGTGGTGGACCTGTCCGAAGGGCCGCATATCGAACGCGAGCTGATGCTCATCAAGGTGCGTGCGGTTGGCAAAGAACGCGAGGAAATGAAGCGCATGGCCGATATTTTCCGGGGCAGCATCATTGATGTCACGGACAAGACCTACACCATTGAATTGACGGGCGTGCAGGAAAAAATCGCGGCCTTCATCAATGCGCTGGACCGTACGGCTATTCTCGAAACGGTGCGCACCGGCGTGTCTGGTGTCAGCCGCGGCGAACGTGTCCTGAAGCTGTAA
- the secG gene encoding preprotein translocase subunit SecG: MQHWMSSVLMAVQVISSLLIIGLVLLQQGKGADMGSAFGGGSAGSVFGAAGAANFLSRMTKWAAIVFFVSTGGLAWMAHQPAKQVESGVMQGYESAVPGAVPSGAAAVPAPVPGAVPAAPVAAPSAAVPESVPAAVPAAPAAQSDAASGAPAAKP; encoded by the coding sequence ATGCAACATTGGATGTCTTCCGTTCTGATGGCCGTGCAGGTCATTTCTTCGCTGCTGATTATTGGTCTTGTACTGTTGCAGCAAGGTAAAGGCGCAGATATGGGGTCCGCATTTGGTGGTGGTTCGGCCGGCAGCGTATTCGGTGCTGCAGGTGCGGCTAACTTCCTCTCGCGCATGACCAAGTGGGCCGCGATCGTGTTTTTTGTGTCTACCGGTGGTCTGGCCTGGATGGCGCATCAGCCGGCCAAGCAAGTTGAGTCGGGTGTCATGCAAGGCTACGAGTCTGCCGTTCCTGGTGCGGTGCCATCCGGTGCCGCGGCCGTGCCCGCGCCCGTGCCTGGCGCTGTGCCTGCGGCACCGGTTGCGGCTCCTTCCGCCGCGGTACCGGAAAGTGTTCCTGCGGCTGTGCCGGCAGCTCCGGCTGCGCAGAGCGATGCCGCCTCTGGTGCTCCTGCTGCTAAGCCTTGA